Proteins from a single region of Desulfobacterales bacterium:
- a CDS encoding cold-shock protein: MPTGTVKWFNSSQGYGFIEEEHGRANVFVQLSEVIPSRSKGFRPLKEGDRVAFDIERGHTGLTAINVMLHRESHN, translated from the coding sequence ATGCCGACAGGAACGGTAAAATGGTTTAATAGCAGCCAAGGCTATGGTTTCATTGAAGAAGAGCATGGACGGGCCAATGTGTTCGTCCAGCTCTCAGAGGTGATTCCTAGTCGTTCAAAAGGGTTCAGGCCATTAAAAGAAGGGGACCGAGTTGCTTTCGACATCGAACGGGGTCATACCGGCTTGACTGCTATAAACGTTATGCTGCATAGAGAAAGCCACAACTGA
- a CDS encoding LOG family protein: protein MSRKRWDNRSFRGLLQSGDGIITKVVESNDQRILFQAAFELTDAFVERLKYHAEHLVYSERSRIARLGVTIQGEPPCAERLEGNTLILDLEASSVIGGYPDIKILKDFFTIGLPVGRLVYLNPEALLTSGEVIDAINQATLKLPASTTISSDGSILITPHKVICKLKPGLDKETFGRILFRENGRELLNRFQIREPVPAVTIAPGKGVITTCSMYLNEHYVALQSGLSLGKHLPATILDPIKTRGIRIFLEIVNGSAHPIVNPLISAKIYRVPKKEKRSAPRTSVHGSTLYPFKEMKKLEAAMDCRKGGNCHYLDRPVALIPNKPGALKDAQIFMNGPPARCPVSPAACVTARRDYSLHSQCPHKYGTAHLQKALSGKSGILALKYFPNLLEHRDIINLAADGLISAVYFFEASREHGQFLSEQDHSHLREYQAFGLDTYWICGVNHQLMEHTMRDGMGYFVVPERLADFHKSMLFAFYGSNMILSENGYARLGRLMDTLVEFWGKRIGIVTGGGSGVMEQANTLARERGILSGANYLEITDQSMTTDVDFCQVFQSTCRHSRQKWFEIASFPIFNVGGLGSLEELGITLCNMKLSISEQVPVILFDTESGGLFWTGMETQIREMIHKGRAPEWVGENIVITDDPARVIGAYRNRLNLF, encoded by the coding sequence ATGAGTCGAAAGCGATGGGACAACCGTTCCTTTCGGGGACTGTTGCAGTCCGGGGATGGTATCATTACAAAGGTCGTCGAATCCAACGATCAGCGAATTCTATTTCAGGCCGCCTTTGAGCTGACCGACGCCTTTGTGGAGCGGTTGAAATATCACGCTGAGCACCTGGTATATAGTGAACGCTCCCGAATCGCCAGGTTGGGTGTAACCATTCAGGGAGAGCCGCCCTGTGCCGAGCGATTGGAAGGCAATACCCTGATTTTGGATCTGGAGGCATCCTCGGTTATTGGCGGGTATCCCGATATTAAGATTCTCAAAGACTTCTTTACCATCGGACTTCCCGTGGGGCGTTTGGTTTACCTCAACCCGGAGGCGCTTCTGACCTCCGGGGAAGTCATCGATGCCATCAACCAGGCAACACTCAAACTGCCGGCGTCAACTACCATATCAAGCGACGGCAGCATCCTAATTACGCCGCATAAGGTCATTTGCAAACTCAAGCCCGGCCTGGACAAGGAGACCTTTGGCCGAATCTTGTTTCGTGAGAACGGCAGAGAGCTTTTAAACCGGTTTCAGATTCGCGAACCGGTGCCGGCCGTCACCATCGCGCCCGGCAAAGGCGTCATCACGACCTGCTCGATGTATCTCAACGAGCATTATGTGGCGCTGCAAAGCGGGCTTTCCTTAGGAAAACACTTGCCCGCCACGATTCTTGATCCAATCAAAACACGGGGGATTCGCATTTTTCTTGAAATTGTCAACGGCAGCGCTCACCCCATCGTGAACCCGCTGATATCTGCGAAAATATACCGCGTCCCCAAAAAAGAGAAGCGATCCGCTCCCAGAACATCCGTTCACGGCAGCACGCTGTATCCCTTTAAAGAGATGAAAAAGCTGGAGGCCGCAATGGATTGCCGGAAGGGTGGCAACTGCCATTACCTCGACCGGCCGGTGGCGTTGATACCGAATAAACCCGGTGCCTTGAAGGATGCGCAGATATTCATGAACGGACCGCCGGCGCGTTGCCCGGTGTCACCAGCTGCGTGTGTAACGGCCCGGCGGGATTATTCCCTTCATAGCCAGTGCCCTCATAAATACGGCACGGCCCATCTTCAAAAGGCATTGAGCGGCAAATCTGGCATTCTGGCTCTGAAATATTTCCCGAATCTTCTGGAGCATCGGGATATTATCAACCTGGCAGCGGACGGCCTCATCAGCGCGGTCTATTTTTTTGAAGCCTCCAGAGAGCATGGACAGTTTCTCTCGGAGCAGGATCACAGCCACTTACGGGAGTACCAGGCCTTCGGATTGGACACCTATTGGATCTGTGGAGTGAATCATCAATTGATGGAACACACCATGCGCGACGGTATGGGGTATTTCGTCGTTCCGGAACGCCTGGCTGATTTTCACAAATCCATGCTGTTCGCTTTTTACGGCTCGAATATGATCCTGTCCGAAAACGGCTACGCCCGGTTGGGCCGGCTCATGGACACGCTGGTGGAATTTTGGGGAAAACGAATTGGCATCGTCACGGGAGGCGGCAGCGGCGTCATGGAACAGGCCAATACCCTAGCGCGTGAGCGCGGGATTCTCTCCGGCGCCAACTACCTGGAAATCACAGACCAATCCATGACAACGGATGTGGATTTTTGTCAGGTGTTTCAATCCACCTGCCGCCACAGCCGACAAAAATGGTTTGAAATCGCTTCATTTCCCATCTTCAATGTCGGCGGACTGGGCTCACTGGAAGAACTCGGCATCACCCTGTGTAATATGAAGCTGTCCATTTCAGAGCAGGTGCCTGTCATACTTTTTGACACCGAAAGCGGCGGCTTGTTCTGGACCGGCATGGAAACGCAGATTCGGGAAATGATCCACAAGGGCCGGGCACCGGAATGGGTCGGCGAGAATATCGTGATCACCGATGATCCGGCCAGAGTCATCGGTGCTTATCGAAACCGATTGAATTTGTTTTAA
- the dnaK gene encoding molecular chaperone DnaK, with the protein MNKVIGIDLGTTNSCVAIIEGGDPMVISNPEGGRTTPSIVAVSKSGERLVGQIAKRQAVTNPENTISGVKRLIGRKYDSAEVQKDIKVLPYKIRKGANGDAVIELNGKQHSPAEVSSMILADIKHTAEAYLGHSVTDAVITVPAYFNDSQRQATKDAGKIAGLNVQRIINEPTAAALAYGLDKNKEGKIAVFDLGGGTFDISILDIGDGVFEVKSTNGDTHLGGEDFDLLLVDYLADEFKKDQGFDLRNDKMALQRLKEAAEKAKMELSTTAQTEINLPFITADANGPKHLNIKLSRAKLESLVADLLDKLEGPCRQALADAKLTPAQISEVILVGGMTRMPAVQERVRRIFGKEPQKGVNPDEVVAMGAAIQGGVLKGDVQDVLLLDVTPLSLGIETLGGVMTRLIEKNTTIPTKKSEMFSTAEDNQPAVSIHVLQGEREMARDNKTLGRFELVGIAPAPRGTPQIEVTFDIDADGIVNVSARDMATGKAQSIKITATSGLTKADIDRLVQEAQIHSAEDRQKRALIDARNQADALIYSTEKTLQTHRAEIDSATLGEVEAAIQALKSAAKDEDTNEITRRTDALQHAAHAMSTALYQRESAGTNRGAEPHASASHSSMNEDENVVDAEYEEVN; encoded by the coding sequence ATGAACAAAGTGATCGGAATAGATCTTGGCACGACCAATTCATGCGTTGCGATCATCGAAGGGGGTGACCCGATGGTTATTTCCAACCCGGAAGGGGGCCGTACCACCCCGTCCATTGTCGCGGTATCCAAATCGGGCGAACGGCTCGTGGGGCAGATCGCTAAACGCCAGGCGGTTACTAACCCGGAAAATACGATTTCCGGCGTAAAGCGTCTGATCGGGCGCAAATACGATTCAGCCGAGGTGCAAAAGGATATCAAGGTGCTGCCCTACAAAATTAGAAAGGGAGCAAACGGGGATGCCGTGATTGAATTAAACGGCAAGCAGCATAGCCCGGCCGAAGTTTCATCCATGATTCTGGCCGACATCAAGCATACGGCTGAAGCCTACCTGGGCCACAGCGTCACGGACGCCGTTATCACGGTGCCGGCTTATTTTAATGACAGCCAGCGACAGGCGACAAAGGATGCCGGTAAAATTGCAGGGTTAAATGTTCAGCGCATCATAAATGAGCCCACGGCGGCAGCTCTTGCCTATGGTCTGGATAAGAATAAGGAAGGGAAGATTGCGGTGTTTGACTTGGGCGGCGGCACCTTTGATATCTCCATTCTCGATATCGGGGATGGGGTCTTTGAGGTAAAAAGCACCAATGGTGACACGCACTTGGGCGGGGAAGATTTTGATTTGCTTCTGGTGGATTATCTGGCCGACGAGTTTAAAAAGGATCAGGGGTTTGATCTTCGAAACGACAAAATGGCCTTGCAGCGATTAAAGGAAGCCGCTGAAAAAGCCAAAATGGAGCTTTCCACCACAGCTCAGACCGAGATCAATCTGCCCTTTATTACGGCGGACGCCAATGGACCGAAACATCTGAACATCAAGCTGAGCCGGGCGAAGCTGGAATCCCTGGTGGCAGATCTTCTCGATAAGCTGGAAGGACCGTGCCGCCAGGCGCTCGCAGATGCAAAATTGACCCCGGCGCAAATCAGCGAGGTCATTCTTGTGGGTGGTATGACTCGCATGCCGGCGGTTCAGGAGCGGGTCCGGCGGATTTTCGGGAAAGAGCCCCAAAAGGGCGTCAATCCGGACGAAGTGGTGGCCATGGGAGCTGCCATTCAGGGAGGGGTTCTCAAAGGAGACGTTCAGGATGTGCTGTTGCTCGATGTTACCCCGTTATCGCTGGGTATTGAAACCCTGGGGGGCGTGATGACCCGGCTCATCGAGAAAAATACCACCATTCCGACCAAGAAGAGCGAAATGTTTTCGACCGCCGAGGATAATCAGCCGGCAGTTTCCATTCATGTGCTTCAAGGGGAGCGGGAAATGGCGCGGGACAACAAAACGCTGGGTCGCTTTGAGTTGGTCGGCATCGCGCCGGCGCCACGAGGCACCCCCCAGATTGAAGTGACCTTTGACATCGATGCGGATGGTATCGTGAACGTATCGGCCAGGGACATGGCCACGGGAAAAGCGCAATCCATCAAGATTACCGCCACTTCCGGGCTGACAAAGGCCGATATCGATCGACTGGTACAAGAAGCGCAAATTCATTCCGCGGAGGATAGACAAAAAAGAGCCCTGATCGATGCCCGCAACCAGGCGGATGCCTTGATCTATTCGACGGAAAAAACGCTTCAAACGCATCGGGCCGAGATTGATTCGGCAACCCTCGGTGAGGTCGAAGCCGCGATACAAGCGCTTAAATCCGCGGCAAAAGACGAAGATACAAATGAGATTACGCGCCGAACCGACGCCCTGCAGCACGCTGCGCACGCAATGTCAACGGCATTGTATCAGCGTGAATCGGCCGGAACGAACCGGGGCGCCGAACCTCACGCCAGCGCATCCCACTCGTCAATGAATGAGGATGAAAATGTGGTGGACGCGGAATATGAAGAGGTCAACTAA
- a CDS encoding PEP/pyruvate-binding domain-containing protein has translation MTIEVDYFAEEFDPRFRIFHDLMQKKVADILLVSTPYDAWIMDEDCRLYERIIHEYEGLNLSHPPRLHWVGSGEEALGEIDQKKFDMVITMPRVWGMDSFSLGQRIKEKDPEIPVIIMTHRIPPARECAPDGMLPAGIDRIFAWSGNTDILVALIKSAEDRLNAAHDTRAAGIRVILFVEDSPYYITSLLPMLYKELVTQTQAVLEEGLNEEHRLLTMRARPKILVAGSYEEAVSLYEQFEPYVLGVISDVRFSRNCERDDAAGVTFLKRIKQERFDIPLLLTSSDPENASKAKSIPAVFVDKNSPSLHEEVRSFFLDHLGFGEFVFRWPDGRELARAGNLRALEAGIRTIPSESFYHHCNHNDFSRWLFARTEIMLASKLRPITHADFSFDLENHRHYVLSIIRARRKQRQKGVVADFEADDFDPDTDFFKIGKGSLGGKARGLAFVSKLLHSSSALYEKYSAADILVPQTLVITTDAFDSFVETNKLKRLSNETLPDEIVAERFMAGRFPEWIKQDLRAYLGQITYPLAIRSSSLLEDAHAFAYAGLYRTYMISNDHPILEIRLAHLITAIKLVFASTYFQGPKAFSRRVGHRTEEEKMAVIVQRMEGDHYGGYFYPAISGVAQSHNFYPFSPAKAEDGIAAIALGLGKSVMEGEKVLRFSPRFPKHLPQHARVEDVLENAQQHFYALKLDGIPHSLTHNDEKSLVRRKIADAADELPMRLLAGTYAPEENRIKETTQIPGARVLTFSQVLKYNLIPLPGLLNDILKLGEEGMGCPVEIEFSVNLSHDSDRKPSFAVLQMRPMSAGAEFSALSLSAEERQRAFCYSKNALGHAKKEAVTDIVFVKPEVFSPTRTLDIAKEIGYLNNLLTTENKKYLLIGPGRWGSADRWLGIPVKWTDIFGVQAIIEASHPQMRADPSQGSHFFHNITTLGIPYITISDNQTDVLDWSRLTTPSVHRDLLFVTHVHPARPLTLKVDARRNECAVFHEM, from the coding sequence GTGACGATCGAGGTCGATTATTTTGCGGAAGAGTTTGATCCGCGCTTCAGGATTTTTCATGATCTGATGCAAAAAAAGGTCGCGGATATTCTGCTGGTTTCAACCCCGTATGATGCCTGGATCATGGATGAAGACTGCCGGTTGTATGAGCGCATCATTCATGAATACGAGGGCTTAAACCTCAGCCATCCGCCGCGGCTTCACTGGGTGGGCTCCGGCGAGGAGGCCCTTGGCGAAATCGATCAAAAAAAGTTCGACATGGTGATCACCATGCCCCGGGTCTGGGGCATGGACTCCTTTTCTTTGGGTCAGCGGATCAAGGAAAAAGACCCGGAAATTCCCGTGATCATCATGACCCATCGAATTCCGCCGGCCCGGGAGTGCGCACCGGACGGCATGCTGCCGGCCGGGATTGATAGAATCTTTGCCTGGTCCGGCAATACGGATATTCTGGTGGCGCTGATCAAAAGTGCTGAAGATCGACTGAACGCGGCCCATGACACCCGGGCGGCCGGGATTCGCGTGATTCTTTTCGTGGAGGACAGCCCGTACTACATCACGTCCCTGCTACCGATGCTATACAAGGAACTGGTCACTCAGACCCAGGCGGTTCTTGAAGAGGGCTTGAATGAAGAGCACCGGTTGCTGACAATGCGGGCGCGCCCGAAAATCCTTGTGGCGGGCAGTTATGAGGAGGCCGTGAGTCTCTATGAGCAATTTGAGCCCTATGTGCTGGGCGTTATCTCGGATGTGCGGTTTTCCAGAAATTGTGAAAGAGATGATGCAGCCGGGGTAACCTTTCTCAAGCGCATCAAGCAGGAGCGCTTTGATATTCCCCTGTTGCTCACCAGCTCGGATCCGGAAAATGCGTCCAAGGCTAAATCCATTCCGGCTGTTTTTGTCGATAAAAACTCACCTTCCCTGCATGAGGAGGTGCGCTCGTTTTTCCTGGATCATCTTGGCTTCGGGGAATTTGTTTTCAGATGGCCGGACGGCCGGGAGCTCGCGCGCGCCGGCAATTTGCGGGCGCTTGAAGCGGGTATTAGAACCATTCCGTCGGAGTCCTTTTATCATCATTGCAATCATAATGATTTTTCCAGATGGCTTTTTGCCCGGACCGAAATCATGTTGGCCAGCAAGCTGCGGCCCATCACGCACGCCGATTTTTCCTTTGATTTGGAAAACCATCGCCATTATGTCCTGTCCATTATCCGGGCCCGGCGCAAACAGCGGCAAAAGGGAGTAGTGGCTGATTTCGAGGCGGACGATTTTGATCCGGATACGGATTTTTTCAAAATCGGAAAGGGCTCTCTGGGCGGAAAGGCCCGGGGCTTGGCCTTTGTTTCCAAGCTGTTGCACAGCAGCAGCGCCTTATACGAAAAATATTCGGCCGCGGATATTCTGGTGCCCCAGACACTCGTTATCACCACCGATGCCTTTGATTCGTTTGTGGAAACAAACAAGTTAAAACGCCTTTCCAACGAAACGCTTCCGGATGAAATCGTGGCCGAGCGGTTCATGGCGGGACGATTTCCCGAATGGATCAAACAGGACTTAAGGGCATATCTGGGCCAGATTACGTACCCGTTGGCGATTCGCTCTTCAAGCCTGTTGGAGGACGCCCACGCCTTTGCCTATGCCGGGCTTTATCGCACCTATATGATTTCCAACGATCATCCGATACTGGAGATCCGTCTGGCGCATCTGATTACGGCCATCAAGCTGGTGTTCGCCTCCACCTATTTTCAAGGGCCCAAAGCGTTTTCAAGGCGAGTGGGGCACCGAACCGAAGAAGAAAAAATGGCGGTCATTGTTCAGCGGATGGAAGGGGATCATTATGGCGGCTATTTTTACCCCGCCATTTCGGGTGTCGCGCAATCCCATAACTTTTATCCCTTTTCGCCGGCAAAAGCGGAAGACGGCATTGCCGCCATTGCCCTGGGACTGGGAAAAAGCGTGATGGAAGGGGAAAAAGTGCTTCGCTTCTCCCCGAGATTTCCAAAGCATCTTCCCCAGCACGCCCGGGTGGAAGATGTGCTGGAAAACGCGCAACAGCATTTTTACGCCCTAAAACTGGACGGAATTCCGCATTCGCTGACCCATAACGATGAAAAAAGTCTGGTCAGGCGCAAAATTGCGGATGCGGCCGACGAGTTGCCGATGCGCCTGCTGGCCGGCACCTATGCGCCCGAGGAAAACCGAATCAAGGAGACCACCCAAATTCCCGGAGCACGCGTGCTGACCTTTTCACAGGTGCTTAAATATAATTTGATACCCTTGCCGGGCTTGTTGAACGATATTTTGAAATTGGGCGAAGAGGGCATGGGGTGCCCGGTGGAAATCGAATTTTCAGTCAACCTCTCTCATGATTCGGACAGAAAGCCGAGTTTTGCGGTGCTGCAAATGCGGCCGATGTCGGCCGGCGCCGAGTTTTCAGCGCTCAGCCTGTCGGCCGAAGAGAGACAACGCGCCTTTTGTTATTCCAAAAATGCGCTCGGTCACGCCAAAAAAGAGGCCGTTACGGACATTGTTTTCGTTAAACCCGAGGTGTTCAGTCCCACGCGGACTCTGGACATCGCCAAAGAAATCGGTTATCTGAACAATCTGTTGACAACAGAAAACAAGAAATACCTGCTGATCGGTCCGGGCCGGTGGGGTTCTGCGGATCGTTGGCTCGGCATACCGGTGAAATGGACAGACATCTTCGGCGTGCAGGCCATCATAGAGGCAAGTCATCCGCAGATGCGGGCAGATCCCTCTCAAGGGTCTCATTTTTTTCATAATATCACGACCCTGGGCATCCCCTATATCACGATTTCCGACAATCAAACCGATGTCTTGGACTGGTCCCGACTGACCACACCATCGGTGCATCGGGACTTGTTATTTGTCACGCATGTTCATCCTGCCAGGCCGCTCACCCTGAAGGTGGATGCCCGGAGAAACGAGTGTGCTGTTTTCCATGAGATGTGA